The following coding sequences are from one Lysinibacillus sp. FSL W8-0992 window:
- a CDS encoding MFS transporter has product MSQSKKKIHYAWWVLLGLVVMVGAAKGGIATTGGLFLTPVTEDLGIGMGSLTLYFSIASIVTMLSLPVAGKMIAKYNIRILLVVAVTLEAGAYAMFGFVNSVWGWYLFAIPMAMGSVIVTQLAGPVLINNWFKKHKGLALGIMVGAGGLIGAFLQPVAGNLIASAGWRNTYIFLGVGVMAIVIPIVLLTIRKAPQQIGLQPYGMEEVKEDTTVNAQTATNGGVAATIAKKSSAFYFLVFFFFCETSVAAFNQHVAPFAMGLGYDVKFAGNAMGSWSVGVVIGALFFGFLSDKIGVKNTAITAMLLGLVPVGMLLLVPENPMIFKLATGLYGFVVASLGTLGPLLTTALFGNKEFSQIYGLAITGLAVAGIVALPIYGFIFEFTGSYTYVLYTIFIMLLLNVGAIILAFKGKKKLEKAGHWN; this is encoded by the coding sequence ATGAGTCAGTCAAAGAAAAAAATCCACTACGCTTGGTGGGTATTGTTAGGTTTAGTTGTAATGGTTGGAGCTGCAAAAGGAGGCATTGCGACTACAGGTGGTCTATTTTTAACTCCAGTTACAGAAGATTTGGGTATTGGAATGGGAAGTTTAACATTGTACTTTAGCATAGCATCAATTGTCACAATGCTATCTTTACCAGTTGCAGGTAAGATGATAGCCAAATATAATATTAGAATTCTTTTAGTGGTAGCTGTTACGTTGGAGGCAGGAGCCTATGCAATGTTTGGATTCGTGAACTCTGTATGGGGTTGGTATCTGTTTGCTATTCCAATGGCAATGGGATCTGTAATCGTAACACAATTAGCAGGACCTGTGCTTATTAACAATTGGTTTAAAAAGCACAAGGGCTTAGCCTTAGGTATTATGGTTGGAGCTGGTGGTTTAATAGGTGCTTTCCTTCAACCAGTAGCGGGTAACTTAATTGCTAGTGCAGGTTGGAGAAATACGTATATTTTCTTAGGTGTCGGCGTAATGGCGATTGTTATTCCTATTGTGTTATTAACGATTAGAAAAGCCCCACAACAAATAGGGTTACAGCCATATGGTATGGAAGAAGTGAAGGAAGATACAACGGTTAATGCTCAAACGGCAACAAATGGTGGTGTCGCTGCTACTATAGCGAAAAAATCCAGTGCCTTTTATTTTTTAGTATTTTTCTTTTTCTGTGAAACATCAGTAGCTGCTTTTAACCAACATGTTGCACCATTCGCAATGGGATTGGGCTATGATGTTAAGTTTGCAGGTAATGCTATGGGTTCATGGTCTGTAGGCGTTGTTATTGGAGCGTTATTTTTCGGCTTCCTCAGTGATAAAATAGGCGTGAAAAATACAGCAATTACCGCTATGCTTTTAGGATTAGTGCCAGTAGGAATGCTTTTATTAGTACCAGAAAATCCGATGATATTTAAATTAGCTACTGGTCTATATGGATTCGTTGTTGCATCTCTTGGAACACTAGGGCCTCTTTTAACAACAGCTCTATTTGGTAATAAAGAGTTCAGTCAAATTTATGGACTTGCTATAACAGGATTAGCAGTTGCAGGTATTGTTGCTTTACCTATTTATGGCTTTATCTTTGAATTTACAGGTAGTTATACTTATGTTCTTTATACTATTTTTATCATGTTGCTTTTAAATGTGGGAGCTATTATCTTAGCATTTAAAGGTAAAAAGAAATTAGAAAAAGCTGGGCATTGGAATTAA
- a CDS encoding sulfite exporter TauE/SafE family protein yields the protein MLTNTLLLSIVLCSNLVIGILLGMSGIAGFLLPLIYVGFLEIPVHDALALSFLAFAVSGVLGAYSYWKSKNMDLKLALFLSIGSLPGAFLGVQINVLISDFLAKLLLYLFILVAGLSIIFKKNNENALIKKSKALNHPFIVVIIGFLTATICALTGAGGPILLVPLLVNLGVNIRVAVGVSLLNSVFIAIPSIFGYFAYANVESIYSLVIASLIGVTIGILTGTRLANKVPMHLLKIMIGVITILSSLYMLFTLK from the coding sequence ATGTTAACAAACACACTTCTATTAAGTATTGTTTTATGTTCCAATTTAGTGATTGGCATTCTATTAGGGATGTCCGGAATTGCGGGATTTCTTCTCCCGTTAATCTATGTAGGTTTTTTAGAAATACCTGTCCATGATGCACTTGCATTGAGCTTTTTAGCTTTTGCTGTTTCAGGTGTACTTGGCGCTTATTCCTATTGGAAATCTAAAAACATGGATTTAAAATTAGCGCTATTTTTAAGCATCGGTAGCCTTCCTGGCGCGTTTTTAGGTGTTCAAATCAATGTGCTAATTTCTGATTTTCTGGCAAAACTGCTTCTTTACTTATTTATTCTTGTCGCTGGATTGTCGATTATTTTTAAGAAAAACAATGAAAATGCACTTATAAAAAAATCGAAAGCTTTGAATCATCCTTTTATTGTCGTGATTATCGGTTTTTTAACAGCAACTATTTGTGCATTAACAGGCGCTGGTGGCCCTATTTTATTAGTACCATTACTAGTTAATCTTGGTGTCAATATTCGTGTGGCTGTAGGTGTTAGTCTTTTAAATTCTGTATTTATCGCTATACCATCTATATTTGGATACTTTGCATATGCCAATGTAGAAAGTATTTATAGTTTAGTAATTGCTAGTTTAATCGGCGTAACGATTGGAATTCTCACGGGTACCCGCCTTGCCAATAAAGTACCTATGCACTTGTTAAAAATAATGATTGGTGTTATCACTATATTGTCTTCACTTTATATGCTCTTTACGTTAAAGTAG
- a CDS encoding ankyrin repeat domain-containing protein, with protein sequence MKPQSGDLIQAVEKNDVEKVLEIIQDSSYPLNETNNKGETPLLIATHENYIEVAKRLIDAGADINQQDHIQDSAYLYAGAQGKTEILKYMLEHAEPNQKIVNRYGGNALIPAAEKGHLNNVKLLLEDGKVDIDHQNKFGYTALIEAVALTDGSVVYQQIVQELLAYNANKELRDNSGKTALDYAKEMGYSKMIEMLED encoded by the coding sequence ATGAAGCCACAATCAGGTGATCTTATTCAAGCAGTTGAAAAAAATGATGTAGAAAAGGTGCTAGAAATTATACAGGATTCATCATATCCACTTAATGAAACAAATAATAAAGGGGAAACGCCTTTATTAATTGCTACACATGAAAATTATATTGAAGTTGCAAAGCGATTAATTGATGCGGGTGCTGATATTAATCAACAAGATCATATTCAGGATAGCGCCTATTTATATGCAGGCGCACAAGGAAAAACAGAGATTTTAAAGTATATGTTGGAGCATGCGGAACCAAATCAAAAAATTGTGAATCGCTATGGTGGCAATGCCTTAATACCTGCAGCTGAAAAAGGGCATTTAAACAATGTGAAGCTACTATTAGAAGATGGTAAAGTAGATATCGATCATCAAAATAAATTTGGCTATACGGCATTAATTGAAGCGGTAGCATTAACGGACGGTTCAGTAGTGTATCAGCAAATTGTACAAGAATTATTAGCCTACAATGCCAATAAAGAACTTCGTGATAATTCGGGTAAGACTGCGCTTGATTATGCTAAAGAGATGGGTTATTCAAAAATGATAGAAATGTTAGAAGATTAG
- a CDS encoding MGMT family protein, whose protein sequence is MQPFTKNAITVIKNIPTGKVMTYSQVAACAGSPRGARQVVRILHTMSEKYNLPWHRIVNIKGEITIKNAAHQKALLEGEGVIVTQVLTLSLEEYQYKIDPMDFEF, encoded by the coding sequence ATGCAACCATTTACTAAAAATGCGATAACTGTAATAAAAAATATACCGACTGGTAAAGTAATGACCTATAGCCAAGTTGCAGCATGTGCGGGCAGTCCTAGAGGAGCCAGACAGGTTGTAAGAATACTTCATACAATGAGTGAAAAGTATAATCTCCCTTGGCATCGTATTGTAAATATCAAGGGAGAAATCACTATTAAAAATGCGGCGCACCAAAAAGCATTATTAGAAGGTGAAGGGGTTATTGTCACACAAGTCCTTACACTCAGCTTAGAGGAGTATCAATATAAAATAGACCCTATGGATTTTGAATTTTAA
- a CDS encoding dihydrofolate reductase family protein — protein sequence MEKRRNVILYIGTSIDGFIANDDGTLEWLESTEVEGDSGYNSLLNKIDTVVMGKGTYDTIRGFDMDYPYSDYKNYVFSKSVSGSDEYASFINEDVEAFINNLKQQPGKDIWLIGGGNLAREFFKENLIDEFQLAIAPIILGKGISLYNGDDITQKYNLSKVEKLGQLAMLHYKKI from the coding sequence ATGGAAAAAAGACGTAATGTTATTTTGTATATAGGTACTTCTATTGATGGTTTTATTGCAAATGATGATGGTACATTAGAGTGGTTGGAGTCTACGGAAGTAGAAGGCGATTCGGGTTACAATTCCCTTCTAAATAAAATTGATACGGTTGTGATGGGTAAGGGAACATATGATACCATTCGAGGATTTGACATGGACTATCCTTATAGTGATTATAAAAACTATGTGTTTTCTAAATCTGTCAGCGGTTCAGATGAATATGCTTCATTTATTAATGAAGATGTTGAAGCTTTCATTAACAATTTAAAGCAACAGCCTGGTAAAGATATATGGCTAATTGGTGGGGGGAATTTAGCACGTGAATTTTTTAAAGAAAATTTAATTGATGAATTCCAACTAGCCATTGCTCCAATTATTTTAGGTAAGGGAATCTCTCTTTATAACGGAGATGATATTACCCAAAAATATAATTTAAGCAAAGTTGAAAAGTTAGGTCAACTTGCGATGCTTCATTATAAAAAAATTTAA
- a CDS encoding amidohydrolase family protein, which translates to MQDIAYNADLIVKNCSILTPDFNIIHDQSIVIQNNSIVAIGATATLANVYQAKDMLNGKGKLVLPGLIDAHTHTCQQLLRGRITDEYPMIWTRIMVPFESNLQERDVYISSQLSCLEMIKSGTTAFIDAGGRHMQQVANSVLESGLRGVLTCSTMDSGLDIPPTMKSSIEDNIRNNRALFNQFHGAGDERLNVWFSLRSIITCTPELIQEVFAAAKECSTGVQSHMNEYPNEISYCLEKFKMRPYEYLASLGVLNENFLGAHSILLSENEMEVIKTNNSKVVHCPISNSGKGVPKTPSLLHKGIGVGLGTDGAGHSGLSLFDQMKVFKSLIRAFSGVPIFDPVVMPSKSILEMATLGGAKAMMQEKQLGTLEVGKKADMILMNIDQPHITPSHNLINTLIESVNSNDVTDSIVNGKILMKNREVLTLDEEKIKYESKLAMKELAIRANI; encoded by the coding sequence ATGCAAGATATAGCGTATAACGCTGATTTAATAGTTAAAAATTGTTCTATCTTAACCCCTGACTTTAACATCATTCATGACCAATCGATTGTCATTCAAAATAATAGCATCGTAGCTATTGGAGCTACTGCAACACTTGCTAATGTTTATCAAGCAAAAGATATGTTAAACGGGAAAGGCAAACTAGTACTACCAGGCTTAATTGATGCCCATACTCATACATGTCAACAACTTCTCCGCGGAAGAATTACAGATGAATATCCTATGATTTGGACGCGCATAATGGTTCCATTTGAAAGTAATTTGCAAGAACGAGATGTTTATATAAGCTCCCAATTAAGCTGTCTCGAAATGATTAAGTCCGGCACAACAGCCTTCATTGATGCTGGTGGCAGACATATGCAGCAAGTAGCAAATTCGGTATTAGAATCAGGACTACGGGGTGTTCTAACATGTTCGACTATGGATAGCGGCTTAGACATTCCTCCTACGATGAAATCTAGCATCGAAGACAATATCCGCAATAATCGAGCATTGTTTAATCAATTCCACGGAGCTGGCGACGAACGATTAAATGTATGGTTTTCTCTTAGATCCATCATTACTTGCACACCAGAATTAATACAGGAAGTTTTCGCAGCAGCAAAAGAATGCTCTACTGGCGTGCAGTCTCATATGAACGAATATCCAAATGAAATTAGCTATTGCTTAGAAAAATTTAAAATGCGTCCATATGAATATCTTGCTTCCTTAGGTGTCCTTAATGAAAATTTCTTAGGTGCCCATAGCATTTTGCTTTCTGAAAATGAAATGGAAGTTATTAAAACTAATAATAGTAAAGTTGTCCACTGTCCTATTAGTAATTCAGGTAAAGGTGTGCCAAAAACGCCTAGCTTGTTACATAAAGGAATTGGCGTTGGCTTAGGCACAGATGGAGCAGGTCATTCGGGATTAAGCTTATTTGATCAGATGAAAGTGTTTAAATCATTAATACGAGCATTTTCTGGCGTTCCAATTTTTGATCCGGTCGTTATGCCTTCAAAAAGTATTTTAGAAATGGCAACATTAGGTGGAGCAAAAGCAATGATGCAAGAAAAACAGCTAGGAACATTGGAAGTTGGCAAAAAGGCGGACATGATCTTGATGAACATTGATCAGCCCCATATTACTCCTTCACATAATTTAATAAATACCCTAATTGAATCGGTTAACAGCAACGATGTAACAGATTCAATTGTTAATGGTAAAATATTAATGAAAAACAGAGAAGTTTTGACGTTGGATGAAGAGAAAATAAAATACGAAAGTAAGCTCGCAATGAAAGAACTTGCTATTCGTGCAAACATTTAA
- a CDS encoding response regulator transcription factor: MPSRILIIEDDISIAELQRDYLEIHDIEAEIITDGSEGLSRALNEPFDLIVVDLMLPSMNGFEICRRIREKKNIPLIIVSAKKEDIDKIRGLGLGADDYITKPFSPSEFVARVQAHSKRYKQLTGTEQTKDYLEMNNIIVDKAARKVFVLGQEVIFTTKEFDLLVFFMEHPNRVWTKEQLFRQLWYMDDLDGDVFTVVVHVGRIRDKLKKGKLSELPIETIWGSGYRFND, encoded by the coding sequence ATGCCATCACGAATATTAATCATTGAAGATGATATTAGCATTGCAGAATTACAAAGAGATTATTTAGAAATTCATGATATAGAGGCAGAAATCATAACGGACGGTTCTGAAGGATTGAGTCGAGCATTAAATGAGCCTTTTGATTTAATTGTCGTTGATTTAATGCTCCCTTCAATGAACGGTTTTGAAATTTGTCGACGTATTCGTGAAAAGAAAAATATTCCGCTTATAATTGTTTCTGCAAAAAAAGAGGATATTGATAAGATAAGAGGACTTGGCTTAGGTGCGGATGATTATATAACAAAGCCATTTAGTCCGAGTGAGTTCGTCGCTCGTGTACAAGCGCATAGTAAACGTTACAAGCAGCTGACAGGTACTGAACAAACAAAGGATTATTTAGAGATGAATAATATTATTGTTGATAAAGCCGCACGCAAAGTATTTGTTTTAGGTCAGGAAGTTATTTTTACAACAAAGGAATTTGACCTGCTCGTCTTTTTTATGGAGCATCCAAATCGTGTTTGGACAAAGGAGCAACTTTTCCGTCAACTATGGTATATGGATGACTTAGATGGCGATGTTTTTACAGTTGTTGTTCATGTAGGTCGCATACGAGATAAATTAAAAAAGGGAAAACTATCAGAGCTGCCAATCGAGACAATTTGGGGCAGTGGATATCGCTTTAATGACTGA
- a CDS encoding LuxR C-terminal-related transcriptional regulator: protein MQSDSLPYSDISFEEFKIFLKQHKTKLQMNINVQIRLEASLSKEEQSIIEFLASSFLEILTGQDDHKVQTDLDPLLTIWIQTYSMILDYHYLHLFHVILEKAFASLLVNLADAKAYAYMFYLPTIASKISSLFSNWKNAIHTLDHFHSHSSQSLLLSYLELFPIKQIFLVQNHSKTSPVIFGWGRTDQETIQRTPLYPLEVTNNAQFNEIANHSLSLTVGETSLYLYPKTSLEMEQEATIQNYLLRFNDFASYNAQYEKTQLNKLKVLDELNKVLISYSGRNDFIKIIKGCEELLNFKRCVFYAYIPWSSEFKGVIGEELSKVQKTQGYVYPNQLFHSMLITRKPVFIKNPIHSVKRETIELFSLSSLIVAPICYYEEVLGWVTLDQVGLEFDCTQEDLQLIEEVCNRIGLFLKNFDHNVSPTNNFELTDRELSVLTLLADGYDNKKMGEFLHLSEHTIRDYISSLMLKLKAKNRTQVVSAGFRLGLLT, encoded by the coding sequence ATGCAATCTGATTCACTTCCCTATAGCGATATATCATTTGAGGAGTTTAAAATCTTTCTAAAACAACATAAAACGAAACTTCAAATGAATATTAATGTGCAAATAAGATTAGAAGCTAGCCTATCAAAAGAGGAACAATCTATTATTGAGTTTCTAGCAAGCTCATTTTTAGAAATTTTAACTGGACAGGATGACCATAAAGTTCAAACCGACCTCGACCCTCTTTTAACTATTTGGATACAAACATATTCAATGATTTTGGATTATCATTACTTACACCTATTCCATGTTATTTTGGAAAAGGCTTTTGCAAGTTTGTTAGTAAATTTAGCAGACGCAAAGGCATATGCGTATATGTTTTACTTACCTACTATCGCTTCTAAAATTTCTAGTTTATTTTCTAATTGGAAGAATGCCATTCATACTTTAGATCATTTTCATTCCCATTCTTCCCAGAGTTTGTTACTTTCATATTTAGAATTATTTCCGATTAAACAAATTTTTCTTGTTCAAAATCACAGTAAAACAAGCCCTGTCATATTCGGTTGGGGAAGAACAGATCAAGAAACGATTCAAAGAACACCTTTATACCCACTTGAAGTAACTAATAATGCTCAATTCAACGAGATTGCCAATCATTCACTATCTTTAACAGTTGGCGAAACTAGCTTATATCTTTATCCAAAAACATCATTAGAAATGGAACAAGAAGCAACAATCCAAAATTATTTATTACGTTTTAACGACTTCGCTAGCTATAATGCTCAATATGAAAAAACGCAGTTAAATAAACTGAAAGTTCTTGATGAGCTTAATAAGGTTCTTATAAGCTACTCTGGAAGAAATGACTTCATCAAAATAATTAAGGGCTGTGAAGAATTACTTAACTTTAAAAGATGTGTGTTCTATGCATATATCCCTTGGTCAAGCGAGTTTAAAGGGGTTATAGGTGAGGAATTATCAAAGGTTCAAAAAACACAAGGATACGTATATCCGAATCAGCTTTTTCATTCCATGCTAATTACTAGAAAGCCAGTATTTATTAAAAATCCTATCCATTCTGTAAAACGTGAGACAATTGAGTTATTTAGTCTATCTTCACTAATTGTTGCACCAATATGTTATTACGAGGAAGTTCTCGGTTGGGTGACTTTAGATCAGGTAGGACTAGAGTTTGATTGTACGCAAGAGGATTTACAACTTATTGAGGAAGTTTGCAATAGAATTGGGTTATTTCTTAAAAATTTCGATCACAATGTTTCACCTACTAATAATTTCGAATTAACTGATCGCGAGTTAAGTGTATTAACTCTCCTAGCCGACGGATACGATAACAAAAAAATGGGTGAGTTTCTCCATCTAAGCGAGCATACAATTAGGGATTATATAAGTAGTCTTATGTTAAAATTAAAAGCTAAAAATCGTACCCAAGTGGTGTCTGCTGGTTTCCGTCTTGGATTATTAACCTAA
- a CDS encoding SDR family NAD(P)-dependent oxidoreductase, with protein sequence MRLQNKVAIITGGGTGIGKETALKFAKEGAKVVVTDINKEAAMSTAQEIQAMGAEAIFVQHNVSSEDDWKLVVSETRSHFNKIDVLFNNAGIYIIKPLTEIELDEWNRLMSINVTGVFLGMKHVIPVMAEQNKGSIINASSIAGLFGAPGHALYGASKGAVRIMTKDAAIEFASKGIRVNSIHPGFIETAMTDYASEATGRTTEELNNAYPLGRMGNTTEVAHTVVFLASDESSFTTGTEFVIDGGATAR encoded by the coding sequence ATGAGATTACAAAACAAAGTTGCAATTATTACTGGTGGGGGAACAGGAATTGGTAAGGAAACAGCATTAAAATTTGCGAAAGAAGGGGCAAAGGTAGTCGTTACGGATATTAATAAAGAGGCCGCTATGAGCACTGCTCAAGAAATTCAAGCAATGGGTGCTGAAGCTATTTTCGTGCAACATAACGTAAGCAGCGAAGATGATTGGAAATTGGTTGTTAGTGAAACAAGAAGCCATTTTAATAAAATTGATGTCTTATTTAATAATGCAGGAATCTATATTATTAAACCACTTACTGAAATAGAATTAGATGAATGGAATCGTTTAATGTCTATTAATGTAACAGGTGTTTTTCTAGGCATGAAGCATGTCATCCCTGTGATGGCAGAACAAAATAAAGGTTCTATCATCAATGCTTCATCGATTGCTGGTTTATTTGGAGCTCCAGGACATGCACTTTATGGGGCAAGTAAAGGTGCTGTGCGTATTATGACAAAAGATGCAGCAATTGAATTTGCTAGTAAAGGTATTCGTGTTAACTCTATTCATCCAGGATTTATTGAAACTGCCATGACAGACTACGCTTCAGAAGCGACTGGTCGTACAACAGAAGAATTAAATAACGCATATCCACTTGGTAGAATGGGGAATACCACAGAAGTTGCGCATACTGTTGTATTCCTTGCATCTGATGAATCTTCTTTCACAACAGGAACAGAGTTCGTTATTGATGGTGGAGCTACAGCAAGATAA
- a CDS encoding MFS transporter — protein sequence MNKTLESSRKYNWVLWGIIAFLFFGNLINFSGKNIIGLSADLIMKDIGLNSNQWGVVGSAYYWLFPIAGIIGAAISDRFGTKKVLSVLILSWGIIQFGALAINGFSALIFYRVLLGIFQGPFGPVAMSHINKWFPAEKRGVASSLFTLGATAGGLVLAPVIIGLTTFGWKVAFAVFGGVSILWVLLFIFTTKESPSSTNTEQKVAAKNVVEKSLQKKSGKEVVKAIFSPTSIFTLFLAFSSFIFVVWTAIWMPNYLTKVIGMTANQMGVAVSIIGISSAAIIFLVSMISDKVLAKTQNWRFSRVFVTGTSAIIGSLMLVSVVFIQNPVWSVIAFGTAYGLTGANFAIGPQIMMKLVPERSGLMASILMSFQNVGGMIAPVATGFLIGLSKDNIIQGYNNSVLVVSGAILLCAILFLLFVNPDGKKTA from the coding sequence ATGAACAAAACATTGGAATCGAGCAGGAAATATAACTGGGTTCTTTGGGGTATTATTGCATTTTTATTTTTTGGAAATTTAATTAATTTCTCTGGAAAAAATATTATCGGTCTTTCAGCAGATTTAATTATGAAAGATATTGGTTTGAATTCTAACCAATGGGGCGTAGTGGGAAGTGCTTATTATTGGTTATTTCCGATAGCTGGTATTATCGGTGCAGCAATTTCTGACCGTTTTGGAACAAAAAAGGTACTTTCCGTACTTATATTATCGTGGGGTATTATCCAATTTGGTGCGCTTGCGATTAATGGATTCAGTGCACTGATTTTCTATAGAGTACTACTAGGAATATTCCAAGGGCCATTTGGACCAGTGGCGATGAGTCATATTAATAAGTGGTTCCCAGCTGAAAAACGTGGAGTCGCAAGCTCTTTGTTTACTTTAGGAGCTACAGCAGGAGGACTAGTTTTAGCGCCTGTCATTATTGGACTGACAACATTCGGATGGAAGGTAGCCTTTGCCGTGTTTGGCGGAGTAAGTATATTGTGGGTTCTCCTATTTATATTTACTACAAAAGAGAGCCCTTCTAGTACAAATACAGAGCAAAAGGTAGCAGCAAAAAATGTAGTTGAAAAAAGTCTGCAAAAGAAAAGTGGTAAAGAAGTAGTAAAGGCAATTTTCTCACCAACTTCTATTTTTACATTATTTCTAGCATTCTCATCTTTCATATTTGTCGTATGGACTGCAATATGGATGCCAAACTATTTAACTAAAGTAATAGGCATGACTGCTAATCAAATGGGTGTTGCTGTTTCAATAATTGGAATAAGTTCTGCTGCCATAATTTTTTTAGTGTCAATGATTTCTGATAAAGTGTTAGCAAAAACTCAAAATTGGCGTTTCTCCCGCGTATTTGTGACGGGCACTTCAGCTATTATTGGCAGTTTGATGCTTGTTTCAGTGGTGTTTATACAAAATCCCGTATGGAGTGTCATAGCATTCGGTACAGCATATGGTTTAACAGGCGCAAACTTCGCAATCGGTCCACAAATTATGATGAAATTAGTTCCGGAGCGAAGCGGGCTTATGGCAAGTATATTAATGTCATTTCAAAATGTAGGTGGAATGATAGCCCCTGTAGCTACTGGATTCCTTATCGGTTTATCAAAAGATAATATTATTCAAGGATATAATAACTCCGTTTTAGTAGTGTCAGGTGCAATCCTATTGTGTGCAATATTATTCTTGCTGTTTGTTAATCCAGATGGAAAAAAGACAGCGTAG
- a CDS encoding sensor histidine kinase has translation MTIKNRFLTSYIGGIVIASVSILSILCIVFYVTTGSVPTPKTLYQTFTKQRSLSPEEELAYVKLRNIAKEDPDRLLVQDMQKSFQQIENRSLGVVIRHEEEIVYYSQGLVERSLVVHFPTFNTNNIETKGTIDNAGGLYRYIKFDFYYSDKSKGSVLVLKKENSFLDFLTKWGIIIIFIILLVSFAAMLFLNQFLHKTIIKPLENLGQTMSEIREGDLMIEATTLPANTAREVQELTANFESMRSALLDSIQEQRSLEKNRKDLIASISHDLKTPITTIIGYVEGLQEGVAETPEKREKYLKTIHSKSLALNRLIEELFLYSKFDAEAVQLHFERIQIGKFLTHIVEEFQLYNRDVQLVLNVVEDVYVHIDRMQMNRAISNLIENSMKFKKPNEPLCMILEVVVVEQLVEIVIKDNGQGISELQLPYVFDHFYRGEEARTSTTGGSGLGLAIVKQIVEKHNGQVKIQSKLHFGTTVTIILEKA, from the coding sequence ATGACAATCAAGAATAGATTTTTAACTTCTTATATCGGCGGTATTGTAATTGCAAGTGTCTCTATTCTATCAATTTTATGTATTGTTTTTTATGTGACAACAGGGTCTGTTCCGACACCTAAAACATTGTATCAAACTTTTACAAAGCAACGCTCTTTGAGCCCGGAAGAGGAGCTTGCTTATGTAAAGCTACGTAATATTGCCAAAGAGGATCCAGACAGGCTATTAGTGCAAGATATGCAAAAAAGTTTTCAACAGATTGAGAACAGGTCACTTGGAGTTGTCATTCGTCATGAAGAGGAAATTGTTTATTATTCGCAGGGATTAGTAGAACGGTCACTTGTCGTGCATTTTCCAACTTTCAATACGAATAATATTGAAACGAAGGGCACAATAGATAATGCAGGGGGACTGTACCGTTATATTAAGTTCGACTTTTATTATAGCGACAAATCTAAGGGTAGTGTCTTAGTGCTGAAAAAAGAAAACAGCTTTTTAGATTTTCTTACTAAATGGGGAATTATTATTATTTTCATAATCCTTTTAGTATCGTTTGCCGCAATGCTATTTTTAAATCAATTTTTACACAAGACAATTATTAAACCTCTAGAAAATTTAGGACAGACTATGTCCGAAATACGAGAGGGCGATTTAATGATAGAGGCAACGACATTACCTGCTAATACAGCAAGGGAAGTACAAGAGCTGACAGCTAATTTTGAGAGTATGCGATCAGCACTGTTAGATTCTATTCAGGAGCAACGAAGCCTTGAAAAAAACCGTAAAGATCTAATCGCAAGTATTTCTCATGATTTAAAAACACCAATTACAACGATTATTGGATATGTGGAAGGTTTACAGGAGGGAGTTGCCGAAACGCCTGAAAAGCGGGAAAAGTATTTGAAGACCATCCACTCTAAATCACTTGCATTGAACAGATTAATTGAAGAACTTTTTCTTTACTCTAAGTTTGATGCAGAGGCAGTTCAGCTTCATTTTGAGCGTATACAGATCGGCAAGTTCCTTACACATATAGTGGAGGAGTTTCAATTATACAATCGAGATGTACAGCTGGTATTGAATGTAGTGGAGGATGTCTATGTTCATATTGATCGTATGCAGATGAATCGGGCAATCTCTAATTTAATTGAAAATAGTATGAAGTTTAAAAAGCCAAATGAACCTTTATGTATGATTTTAGAAGTAGTAGTAGTTGAGCAGCTTGTTGAAATTGTTATAAAGGATAACGGACAAGGAATTTCGGAGCTCCAACTCCCATATGTATTCGATCATTTTTATCGTGGTGAGGAAGCGCGTACGTCGACGACAGGTGGTAGCGGCCTGGGGCTTGCAATTGTGAAGCAAATCGTTGAAAAGCATAATGGACAAGTAAAAATTCAAAGTAAGCTACATTTTGGTACAACGGTGACAATAATCTTGGAAAAGGCTTAA